The region CGCGACGGCGGCGCCTTTCAGGCTGAGCCAGTGCGGCAGGCGCGTGCGCGGCGCATCAGGCGGGGAATGGCGAAGCATGGGCATGCGGTGTCCTGTGGGCGCAAGGCGCGATGCTGCATTTTAGCGGGAGCGCCTGGCATGGGTTGATGAATTCGCAAGGTATCGTCTGGCGCGCCTTTTTTATGCAGAATCCGGTGCCTGATCCGTCAAGTGTTGTGCTACGCACCATTTTTTGACTGCCAGGCGCACGATTTTGCACGCTATCCCGCGTGGCGGAATACAATGATAATCATTCTCATTACTATCCAAACAACATCATGCGCAAGTTCCACCTCGCCCCTACCCCGTTCGCCCTGGCCGCCTTCCTGCTGGCCAGCACCGCCGCCCACGCCCAAACCAGCGTCGCCGCGCCAGCCAGCGGCGACGCGCAAAGCATGCCCACCGTCGTCGTGAATGCATCGGCCGATGCGTCGGCGGAAGGCTTGTCGAAGGCGTATGCGGGGGGGCAGGTGGCGCGCGGCGGGCGCATGGGTATCCTCGGTTCCGTGGACATGATGGATTCCCCGTTTGGCAGCACCAGTTACACGCAGCAGTTCATTGCCGACCAGCAGGCGCGCAGCGTGGGCGACCTGCTGCAAAGCGATCCGGCCGTGCGCATGTCGCGCGGCTATGGCAACTTCCAGGAAGTCTATGTGATCCGTGGTTTCGCCCTCGATTCCGATGACGTGGCTTACAACGGCCTGTACGGCGTCTTGCCGCGCCAGTACGTGTCGCCGGAACTGCTCGAGCGCGTGGAAGTGTTCCGCGGCGCCAGCGCCTTCCTGAATGGCGCTGCCCCTGGCGGCAGCGGCCTCGGCGGCGCCATCAACCTGATGCCCAAGCGCGCCGGCAACGCGCCATTGACGGAGCTGACGGTGGGCGTGGAGTCGGGCGGTCATGCCTACGCGGCCATCGACGTGGCGCGCCGCTTCGGCGACAACCAGGAATTCGGCGTGCGCGTGAACGCCGCCAAGCGCCAGGGCGAGACCAGCATCAAGCGCGAAGACCACGACGTGGGCATGTTCTCCGTCGGCCTCGACTATCGCGGCCGCAACTACCGCCTGTCGGCCGACGCCGGCTACCAGAATTTCGATCTGACGGCGCCGCGTCCTTCCGTCAGCACAGGCAGCCTGACGGCCTTGCCTGGCGCGCCCGACGCGGCGAAGAACTTCGCCCAGCCGTGGAGCTACTCGAAGGAGCACGATGTGTTCGGCACGGCACGCGCCGAGGTGGACCTTGCCAAAGATGTGGTGGCCTGGGCCGCATTTGGCAGCCGTTCGACGAAGGAGTCGAACAGCCTGGCCCAACCGACGTTGAACTCGCTCAATGGCGATGCCAGCGTGTACCGTTTCGACAATGCGCGCAAGCAGGAAATCCGCACGGGCGAACTGGGCATCCGGGGCAAGGGCCGCACGGGCTCCGTCCAGCATACGCTGGTGGCCAGCTGGTCCGGTCACTGGAACGAGGCGAAGAATGCGTATGCGATCAGCGATTACGCAGGCTTGCCGACGAATATCTACCGTCCGTTGGACGTGGCCATGCCGCCTACCCTGCCCGCGAACTCGGGTGGCGTGATGAGCGACCCGCGCCTGACGCAAAAAACCATCCTCAACAGTTACGCCGTGGCCGATACCATGGCCTTCCTCGACGAGCAGCTGTTGCTGACCGTGGGCCTGCGCCGCCAGCAGATCCGCGATGCGGCGTATGCCTACGGCACGGCCGTGCAGTATTCCAGCTATGACAAGAGCGCCACGACGCCCGTGGCCGGCATCGTCTACAAGGCCAGCAAGAACGTGTCGCTGTACGCCAACTACATCGAGGCGCTGGTCAAGGGACCAGTTGCCAGCGGGACCTACTTTGATGGCAAGAACGACATGCCGGTGAGCAACAAGGGCGAGGTATTCTCGCCATACAAGACCAAGCAGAAAGAAATCGGCATCAAGTACGATGGCGGCAGGCTGGGCATGAGCGCCGCCCTGTTCTCGACGGCCAAGCCCTTGCCGGCCGTGGTCGGCTCGCGCGCCACCCTGTCGGGCGAACAGCGCAACCAGGGCCTGGAACTGTCCGTCTTCGGCACGCCGATGGCCGGCGTGCGCCTGCTGGGCGGCCTGACCTGGCTCGATACGGAACAGCGCAAGACGGACAAGCCGGCCAACAATGGCAAGAACGCCATCGGCGCGCCGAAAACGCAGCTGAGCGTGGGCGGCGAATGGGATGTGCCTGGCGCGCCTGGCCTGTCGCTGAACGCACGCACCGTCTAC is a window of Janthinobacterium sp. 1_2014MBL_MicDiv DNA encoding:
- a CDS encoding TonB-dependent receptor — translated: MRKFHLAPTPFALAAFLLASTAAHAQTSVAAPASGDAQSMPTVVVNASADASAEGLSKAYAGGQVARGGRMGILGSVDMMDSPFGSTSYTQQFIADQQARSVGDLLQSDPAVRMSRGYGNFQEVYVIRGFALDSDDVAYNGLYGVLPRQYVSPELLERVEVFRGASAFLNGAAPGGSGLGGAINLMPKRAGNAPLTELTVGVESGGHAYAAIDVARRFGDNQEFGVRVNAAKRQGETSIKREDHDVGMFSVGLDYRGRNYRLSADAGYQNFDLTAPRPSVSTGSLTALPGAPDAAKNFAQPWSYSKEHDVFGTARAEVDLAKDVVAWAAFGSRSTKESNSLAQPTLNSLNGDASVYRFDNARKQEIRTGELGIRGKGRTGSVQHTLVASWSGHWNEAKNAYAISDYAGLPTNIYRPLDVAMPPTLPANSGGVMSDPRLTQKTILNSYAVADTMAFLDEQLLLTVGLRRQQIRDAAYAYGTAVQYSSYDKSATTPVAGIVYKASKNVSLYANYIEALVKGPVASGTYFDGKNDMPVSNKGEVFSPYKTKQKEIGIKYDGGRLGMSAALFSTAKPLPAVVGSRATLSGEQRNQGLELSVFGTPMAGVRLLGGLTWLDTEQRKTDKPANNGKNAIGAPKTQLSVGGEWDVPGAPGLSLNARTVYTSTQYADLANSKQLPSWTRVDIGARYLTQVAGHDVTLRARIDNVADRSYWASAVSSFDAGSLVLAAPRTFVVSGSVAF